In Candidatus Promineifilum breve, one genomic interval encodes:
- a CDS encoding pseudouridine-5'-phosphate glycosidase: MNNLLHFSPSIRQALADGAPVVALESTVITHGLPYPQNVATALAMEAAVRAGGAQPATIAVLHGRLTVGLELDDIERLGQLAGSGVVRKCSRRDLPIAVACGEDGATTVAGTMVVAHMAGIELFATGGIGGVHRGHPFDVSADLRELGQTPVTVVSSGAKSILDLPATREVLETEGVTIVGYGVDELPAFFARSCGLPVDVRLDSPAAVAALIVARRQLGLAGGTLVTVPAPEEACMDPDEAEAAAAQAAREADAAGIHGPLATPWLLRRVVELTDGRSMTANTALLTNNGRIAAEIAVALAG, translated from the coding sequence ATGAATAACCTGCTGCACTTCTCCCCTTCGATCCGACAAGCGTTGGCCGATGGCGCGCCGGTGGTCGCCCTGGAAAGCACGGTCATCACCCACGGCTTGCCCTACCCGCAAAACGTGGCGACAGCGCTGGCGATGGAAGCGGCGGTGCGCGCCGGCGGCGCGCAGCCGGCCACGATTGCCGTCTTGCACGGCCGCCTGACGGTGGGCCTGGAACTGGACGACATCGAGCGTCTGGGCCAACTGGCGGGCAGCGGCGTCGTCCGCAAGTGCAGCCGGCGCGATCTGCCCATCGCCGTGGCCTGCGGCGAGGACGGCGCGACGACCGTGGCCGGGACGATGGTCGTCGCCCACATGGCCGGCATCGAACTATTCGCCACCGGGGGTATCGGCGGCGTGCATCGCGGCCATCCCTTCGACGTCAGCGCCGACCTGCGCGAACTGGGCCAGACGCCGGTCACCGTGGTCAGCAGCGGGGCCAAGTCGATCCTCGACCTACCGGCCACGCGGGAAGTGCTGGAGACCGAGGGCGTGACCATCGTCGGCTATGGCGTGGACGAGCTGCCGGCCTTTTTCGCGCGCTCCTGCGGGCTGCCGGTTGACGTACGCCTGGACAGCCCGGCGGCCGTGGCGGCGTTGATCGTGGCTCGCCGCCAATTGGGGCTGGCCGGCGGCACGCTCGTCACCGTCCCCGCCCCCGAAGAGGCATGTATGGACCCGGACGAAGCCGAGGCAGCCGCGGCCCAGGCCGCCCGCGAGGCCGACGCGGCCGGCATCCACGGCCCACTGGCCACGCCCTGGCTGTTGCGCCGCGTCGTGGAACTGACCGATGGGCGCAGCATGACGGCCAACACGGCGCTGCTGACCAACAACGGCCGCATCGCCGCCGAGATCGCCGTTGCCCTGGCGGGTTGA
- a CDS encoding ABC transporter substrate-binding protein, with product MKPLPVLFGRSRPCFPLLLLCITLGLLAAGCGVDLANPPRLATATARAAAPPTAAPDVLVLPAPTTTAPDSAAIGVNTPAAPITDTESSDARLTIWVDETSPEHQAVLDQMAADFADRHGIDVAVQLVSPALLPDLVTTAVLSATLPDLILHPVEYTAGWVQDGILDAAAAETAIAQLGRDTFDPAALDLLTVNGQAGAIPSDGYHQLLLYRADWYAERNLPPPDTYAAMATAAEAVFDSEAIISGLVIPTESNLVTTHQAFEQIALANGCRLIDDAGEVVILDEACRVAIEHYYTTINRFSPSGVQTDTSARNALLEGRTGMIVTSPAILPDLAGLNPAVVPSCPECEAGEDGVNFLARNVGILTEIAGPDGAPTAFGNVRSLGITTTADQAAALAFAQYWFEEGYAGWLAVNSERKVPLRWGTAGAPRANIDAWGLTPLGESGLTMTDLYGAEAVARLRDGIAAAPRWGIREGYGALMTRLYDELIISIVLQEMLSGYFNTETTLREAYRRTIELIPNYAFPVLTFEELTPTPEPN from the coding sequence TTGAAACCATTACCCGTCCTTTTCGGCCGTTCCCGTCCCTGTTTCCCCTTGTTATTGCTGTGCATCACGCTGGGGCTTCTGGCCGCCGGTTGTGGTGTGGATTTAGCTAACCCGCCCCGGCTGGCGACGGCCACGGCCCGCGCTGCCGCACCACCCACGGCCGCGCCGGACGTGCTGGTGTTGCCCGCGCCGACGACGACTGCGCCGGATTCCGCCGCGATTGGCGTCAACACGCCGGCCGCGCCCATCACCGATACCGAATCATCGGACGCTCGCCTGACTATCTGGGTCGATGAGACCTCGCCCGAACACCAGGCCGTGCTCGATCAAATGGCGGCCGACTTCGCCGACCGCCACGGCATCGACGTGGCCGTGCAACTGGTGTCGCCGGCGCTGTTGCCCGATCTGGTGACAACGGCCGTGCTTTCGGCCACGCTGCCCGATCTGATCCTGCATCCGGTGGAATACACCGCGGGCTGGGTTCAAGACGGCATTCTGGATGCCGCCGCGGCCGAGACGGCCATCGCCCAACTCGGCCGGGATACATTCGACCCGGCGGCGCTCGACCTGCTGACGGTCAACGGCCAGGCAGGGGCCATCCCCAGCGACGGCTACCACCAACTGCTGCTCTACCGCGCCGACTGGTACGCCGAGCGCAATCTGCCGCCGCCCGACACCTACGCCGCGATGGCGACCGCCGCCGAAGCTGTCTTTGACAGCGAGGCGATCATTTCCGGGCTGGTCATCCCCACCGAGTCCAATCTGGTCACCACCCATCAGGCCTTCGAGCAAATCGCTCTGGCCAACGGCTGCCGCCTCATTGACGATGCGGGCGAGGTGGTCATTCTGGATGAGGCCTGTCGCGTGGCGATTGAACACTATTACACGACCATCAATCGCTTCAGCCCGTCCGGCGTGCAGACCGATACCAGCGCCCGCAACGCGCTGCTGGAAGGGCGGACGGGCATGATCGTCACCTCGCCGGCCATCCTGCCCGATCTGGCGGGGTTGAATCCGGCCGTCGTCCCCTCCTGCCCGGAGTGCGAGGCCGGCGAGGACGGCGTGAACTTCCTGGCCCGCAACGTGGGCATCCTGACCGAGATCGCCGGGCCGGATGGCGCGCCAACGGCCTTCGGCAACGTGCGCAGCCTGGGCATCACCACCACGGCCGACCAGGCCGCGGCCCTGGCCTTCGCGCAATACTGGTTCGAGGAAGGGTATGCCGGCTGGCTGGCCGTCAATTCGGAGCGCAAGGTTCCTTTGCGATGGGGCACGGCCGGCGCGCCGCGGGCCAACATCGATGCCTGGGGCCTGACGCCGCTGGGCGAGAGCGGCTTGACCATGACCGACCTGTACGGCGCGGAAGCCGTGGCCCGGCTGCGCGACGGCATCGCCGCCGCTCCCCGCTGGGGGATACGCGAGGGGTACGGCGCGCTGATGACCCGCCTCTACGATGAGTTGATCATATCGATTGTGTTGCAGGAGATGCTCTCCGGCTACTTCAACACCGAGACGACGCTGCGCGAAGCCTACCGCCGCACGATTGAACTGATCCCCAACTACGCCTTTCCGGTGCTTACGTTTGAGGAGTTGACCCCCACGCCGGAGCCGAATTGA
- the aroH gene encoding chorismate mutase, with product MANQTTQNGTGPARAIMCRGVRGAITVSSDSEDEILEATRELLQAIVAANGINIDDVASVYFTTTTDLTSTYPAYAARQLGWYDAALLCGHEMAVPGSLKKCVRVLIHWNTSKLPKEIVHVYLREARTLRPDRKTIPPIRPRQMNQVEAAVRFLAMTL from the coding sequence ATGGCAAATCAGACGACGCAAAATGGGACAGGGCCGGCGCGGGCGATTATGTGCCGTGGGGTGCGCGGGGCAATCACCGTGAGCAGCGACAGCGAGGACGAGATATTGGAGGCCACGCGCGAGTTGTTGCAGGCGATTGTCGCCGCCAACGGCATCAACATCGATGACGTTGCCAGCGTCTACTTCACGACGACGACCGACCTGACCTCCACCTACCCGGCCTATGCCGCTCGCCAACTGGGCTGGTACGACGCCGCCCTGTTATGCGGCCATGAGATGGCCGTGCCCGGCAGCCTGAAAAAATGCGTGCGCGTTCTTATCCACTGGAACACGAGCAAATTGCCCAAGGAGATCGTCCACGTCTATTTGCGTGAGGCGCGCACGCTGCGGCCCGATCGCAAGACCATCCCCCCCATCCGGCCGCGCCAGATGAACCAGGTCGAAGCCGCCGTGCGCTTCCTGGCGATGACCCTCTAG
- the aroF gene encoding 3-deoxy-7-phosphoheptulonate synthase, with product MIVIMRAEATMREKSAVIARAEDFGFKVHLSDGKERTIIGIIGDDRVINRDQIERMPGVERVVPILKPFKLASREFRAEDTTFPLGNHTIGGGNGIVVMAGPCSVESRSQIIETAIACKEAGAHVLRGGAFKPRTSPYAFQGMGEEGLKYLAEAREVTGMPIVTEVMEPALVPLVCEYADILQIGARNMQNYALLHAVGESQYPVLLKRGMSSLIEEWLMCAEYILSHGNTRVMLCERGIRTFETYTRNTFDINAIPVAKHLSHLPVVADPSHATGKWEYVAAAAKASVAAGADGVIIEVHPRPEEAMSDGGQSLKPEKFAKLVTQMKAIAQAVGRDIEA from the coding sequence ATGATCGTTATTATGCGGGCAGAAGCGACCATGCGCGAAAAATCAGCCGTCATCGCGCGGGCGGAAGACTTTGGCTTCAAAGTCCATCTTTCCGACGGCAAGGAGCGCACCATCATCGGCATCATCGGCGACGATCGGGTGATCAACCGCGACCAGATCGAACGGATGCCCGGTGTCGAGCGTGTTGTGCCCATCCTCAAGCCGTTCAAGTTAGCCAGCCGCGAGTTCCGGGCTGAGGACACCACCTTCCCCCTAGGCAACCACACCATCGGCGGCGGCAACGGCATCGTCGTCATGGCCGGGCCGTGTTCGGTCGAGAGCCGGTCGCAGATTATCGAGACGGCCATCGCCTGCAAGGAAGCCGGGGCGCATGTTTTGCGCGGTGGGGCCTTCAAACCACGCACGTCCCCCTATGCCTTCCAGGGCATGGGCGAAGAGGGGCTGAAGTATCTGGCCGAGGCCCGCGAAGTAACCGGCATGCCCATCGTCACCGAGGTGATGGAGCCGGCGCTGGTGCCGCTGGTCTGCGAATACGCCGACATCTTGCAGATCGGGGCGCGCAACATGCAGAATTATGCCCTGCTTCATGCCGTGGGCGAGTCGCAATACCCCGTCTTGCTCAAGCGCGGCATGAGCAGCCTGATCGAGGAGTGGCTGATGTGCGCCGAGTACATCCTGAGCCACGGCAACACCCGCGTCATGCTCTGCGAGCGCGGCATCCGCACCTTCGAGACCTACACCCGCAACACGTTCGACATCAACGCCATCCCCGTCGCCAAGCATCTCTCCCATCTGCCGGTGGTGGCCGACCCCAGCCACGCCACCGGCAAATGGGAATACGTGGCCGCGGCGGCCAAGGCCTCCGTCGCCGCCGGGGCCGATGGCGTGATCATCGAGGTGCACCCCCGGCCCGAAGAGGCCATGTCCGACGGCGGCCAATCCCTGAAGCCGGAGAAATTCGCCAAGCTGGTGACCCAGATGAAAGCGATTGCCCAGGCCGTCGGCCGCGACATCGAAGCCTGA
- a CDS encoding NHL repeat-containing protein gives MGRLEILETRPAPGVGPAGLAWDGETLWNADTRDGRIYGLEPGGAVRRSLYCPGNLSGLTWDGRALWQSLFDQEMIRGVNPATNDFDETIILTGQGWLSGVAWDGHRLWAVAQQHGRLLSIDLATNETQPPLPAPLAMGDIDYHDGSLWAAVAEPMRFDAELGRFEWLTETPAFAVLRLDPVNGREMARYTADRLFSGLCWAGDDLWLAHSGRRELYRARIRS, from the coding sequence ATGGGCCGGCTGGAAATCCTGGAAACGCGGCCGGCCCCCGGCGTGGGGCCGGCCGGTTTGGCCTGGGATGGCGAGACGCTCTGGAATGCCGACACCCGCGACGGGCGCATTTATGGGCTTGAACCCGGCGGCGCGGTGCGGCGGTCGCTCTATTGCCCCGGCAATCTCAGCGGTCTGACCTGGGACGGCCGCGCCCTGTGGCAGTCGCTCTTCGATCAGGAGATGATCCGCGGCGTCAATCCGGCGACCAACGACTTCGACGAGACGATCATCCTGACCGGGCAGGGCTGGCTGTCCGGCGTCGCCTGGGACGGCCATCGCCTGTGGGCCGTGGCCCAGCAGCACGGCCGCCTGCTGTCGATCGATCTGGCGACCAACGAGACCCAGCCGCCGTTGCCCGCGCCGCTGGCGATGGGCGATATCGATTACCACGACGGCTCGCTCTGGGCCGCCGTGGCCGAACCGATGCGCTTTGACGCCGAACTGGGCCGGTTCGAGTGGCTGACCGAGACACCGGCGTTTGCCGTGCTGCGGCTTGATCCCGTGAATGGGCGCGAGATGGCCCGTTATACGGCCGATCGCCTTTTCTCTGGCCTGTGCTGGGCGGGAGATGATCTCTGGCTGGCCCATAGCGGCCGGCGAGAACTCTATCGCGCCCGCATTAGGTCTTAA
- a CDS encoding ATP-binding protein yields the protein MARRAVFPFTAIVNQERMKRALILNAVSPRIGGVLIRGERGTAKSTAARALAALLPDITVLAASRYNCDPLRPDEWSDDSHLRYDGQTLETEIRQTPFIDLPVSATEDRVVGTLDIEKAIKSGEKHFEPGILASANRGVLYVDEVNLLDDHVVDLLLDAAAMGVNIVEREGISFSHPSKFILVGTMNPEEGDLRPQLLDRFAFSVQIEGLEDPEDRVAIIERRIGFEIDPEGFRAQWAASERELSERIALARDRVNDVIYSRRDLMSIAGLVSSLNVDGHRADLVILRGAQAHAALQGRDKVTDEDIILAAELALPHRIRGRVFQDSVLSAAELSERLDEVQGEMGVSEMDQREEQAEETAATGKKKP from the coding sequence ATGGCACGTCGCGCAGTATTCCCATTCACGGCAATCGTCAACCAGGAGCGCATGAAGCGCGCCCTGATATTGAACGCGGTCAGCCCGCGTATCGGCGGAGTGCTCATCCGCGGCGAGCGCGGCACGGCCAAATCGACCGCCGCCCGCGCCCTGGCCGCCCTGCTGCCCGACATCACCGTCCTGGCCGCCAGCCGCTATAATTGCGATCCCCTGCGGCCGGATGAGTGGAGCGACGACAGCCATCTCCGCTACGACGGTCAGACGCTGGAAACGGAGATCCGCCAGACGCCGTTCATCGATCTGCCGGTCAGCGCCACCGAAGATCGCGTTGTCGGCACGCTCGACATCGAAAAAGCGATCAAGAGCGGTGAGAAGCATTTCGAGCCGGGCATCCTGGCCTCGGCCAACCGGGGCGTGCTCTACGTCGATGAGGTCAACCTGCTGGACGACCACGTCGTCGATCTGCTGCTCGACGCGGCGGCGATGGGCGTCAACATCGTTGAGCGCGAGGGCATCAGCTTTTCCCACCCGTCCAAATTCATCCTCGTCGGCACGATGAATCCCGAAGAGGGCGACCTGCGTCCCCAGTTACTCGACCGCTTCGCCTTTTCGGTGCAGATCGAGGGGCTGGAAGATCCCGAAGACCGCGTCGCCATCATCGAGCGGCGAATCGGCTTTGAAATTGATCCCGAAGGCTTCCGCGCCCAGTGGGCCGCCAGCGAGCGCGAACTATCGGAGCGCATCGCCCTGGCCCGCGACCGGGTGAACGACGTGATCTACTCGCGCCGCGACCTGATGTCGATTGCCGGGCTGGTGTCGTCGTTGAACGTGGACGGCCACCGCGCCGACCTGGTGATCCTGCGCGGCGCGCAAGCCCATGCCGCCCTGCAAGGTCGTGACAAGGTGACCGACGAAGACATCATCCTGGCCGCCGAACTGGCGCTGCCCCACCGCATCCGTGGGCGCGTCTTCCAGGACAGCGTCCTCTCGGCCGCCGAATTGTCGGAGCGGCTGGACGAGGTGCAGGGCGAGATGGGCGTCAGCGAGATGGATCAGCGCGAGGAACAAGCCGAAGAGACGGCCGCCACGGGAAAAAAAAAGCCTTAG
- a CDS encoding vWA domain-containing protein produces MSQREAGPQSVPKTPNDANWWEGGQKVKSTQEFAPRRLDTQLDRLTRKQAGRRSRTKTDRKRGRYIQSRLPKGDKVRDLAFDATLRAAAPHQIRRDRTRLALALEKGDLREKVRVRRSANLILFVVDASWSMAVAERMEATKGAILSLLTDAYQRRDRVGLIVFHKNDANLVLPPTNSVQLAKKALLDIAVGGKTPLSAGLYLAYQVFRQEAYSHPDVLPLMILLTDGAGNVSLTDMPPQDEAHKIAELISETDVRSVVINMEHAAFDQGLARLLAERLGAPCHTLEDLRADTLYRTVLDQIGDRG; encoded by the coding sequence GTGTCGCAACGCGAGGCCGGGCCGCAATCCGTGCCCAAGACGCCCAACGACGCCAACTGGTGGGAGGGCGGCCAGAAAGTCAAAAGCACCCAGGAGTTCGCCCCGCGACGGCTCGATACCCAACTCGACCGGCTGACGCGCAAGCAGGCTGGCCGTCGCTCGCGCACCAAGACCGACCGCAAGCGCGGCCGCTACATCCAGTCCCGCCTGCCCAAGGGGGACAAGGTGCGTGATCTGGCCTTCGACGCCACCCTGCGCGCCGCCGCCCCCCATCAGATTCGCCGCGACCGCACCCGCCTGGCCCTGGCCCTGGAAAAGGGCGACCTGCGCGAGAAAGTGCGTGTGCGCCGCTCGGCCAATCTCATCCTGTTCGTCGTCGATGCCAGTTGGAGCATGGCCGTGGCCGAGCGCATGGAGGCGACCAAGGGCGCGATCCTGTCGCTGCTGACCGACGCCTACCAGCGGCGCGACCGGGTGGGGCTGATCGTCTTCCACAAAAATGACGCCAATCTGGTGCTGCCGCCGACCAATTCGGTGCAACTGGCGAAGAAAGCGCTGCTCGACATCGCCGTCGGCGGCAAGACGCCGCTCTCGGCCGGGTTATATCTGGCCTATCAGGTCTTTCGTCAGGAAGCCTATAGCCACCCCGACGTGCTGCCGCTAATGATTCTGCTGACCGATGGCGCGGGCAACGTCTCCCTGACCGACATGCCGCCGCAGGATGAGGCCCACAAAATCGCCGAACTGATCAGCGAGACCGACGTGCGCTCGGTGGTCATCAATATGGAGCACGCCGCCTTCGACCAGGGCCTGGCCCGCCTCCTGGCCGAACGGCTAGGCGCGCCCTGCCACACGCTAGAAGACCTGCGCGCCGATACGCTCTATCGCACTGTACTGGATCAAATAGGGGACAGAGGGTAG
- the dnaN gene encoding DNA polymerase III subunit beta: protein MKISCLQENLAKGLSTVGRAVSPRSTLPVLGNVLLDVDNGRLKLSATNLEIVITCWIGATVNEAGSTTVPARTFSELVNTFPQERVDLALNKTTETLHVSCGRTQANVKGINAGEFPVIPEPDDESRIRIEPAVLKRVIAQVAFAAATDDSRPSLTGVLTTFEGNRVTMAATDGFRLSVRSAHIAGYVEKPFHVIIPARALNEVGRIITDDLEALYISMPAGRNQIIFDMENVLLVSQLIDGKFPDYAPIIPKSHNTRTVLNTAEFTKACRTADIFARESSNTARVAVEPGDGLSAGSAIVAANSKETGDNVAQIDASVEGMPIEIAFNVKFMADALGVIDTPQVALETTSPNEPGVLKPVGDNDFVHIIMPMNFNR, encoded by the coding sequence ATGAAAATCTCCTGCCTTCAAGAGAATCTAGCGAAGGGACTGAGCACGGTCGGCCGCGCCGTCAGCCCGCGCTCCACGCTGCCGGTGTTGGGGAACGTGTTGCTGGACGTGGATAACGGACGGCTCAAGCTCTCGGCCACGAATCTGGAAATCGTCATCACCTGCTGGATCGGCGCGACGGTCAACGAGGCCGGTTCGACGACCGTGCCGGCCCGCACCTTCAGCGAACTGGTCAATACCTTCCCCCAGGAGCGCGTCGATCTGGCGCTCAACAAGACAACCGAGACGCTCCACGTCTCTTGCGGCCGCACCCAAGCCAACGTCAAAGGCATCAATGCCGGCGAGTTCCCGGTGATCCCCGAACCGGACGACGAGAGCCGCATCCGCATTGAGCCGGCCGTCCTCAAGCGGGTCATCGCCCAGGTGGCCTTCGCCGCCGCCACCGACGACTCGCGCCCCTCCCTGACCGGCGTACTGACCACGTTCGAGGGCAACCGGGTCACGATGGCCGCCACCGATGGCTTTCGCCTCTCGGTGCGCTCGGCCCACATCGCCGGCTACGTCGAGAAGCCGTTTCACGTCATCATCCCGGCGCGGGCGCTCAATGAAGTGGGCCGCATTATCACCGACGACCTGGAGGCGCTCTATATCTCCATGCCCGCCGGGCGCAACCAGATCATCTTCGACATGGAGAACGTCCTGCTGGTGTCGCAATTGATCGACGGCAAATTCCCCGACTATGCGCCGATCATCCCCAAATCGCACAACACGCGCACCGTGCTCAACACGGCCGAGTTCACCAAGGCCTGCCGCACGGCCGACATCTTCGCCCGCGAATCGAGCAACACCGCCCGCGTGGCCGTGGAGCCGGGCGACGGGCTATCGGCCGGGTCGGCCATCGTGGCCGCCAACAGTAAGGAGACCGGCGACAACGTGGCGCAGATCGATGCCAGCGTCGAGGGGATGCCGATCGAGATCGCCTTCAACGTCAAGTTCATGGCCGACGCGCTGGGCGTCATCGACACACCCCAGGTGGCCCTGGAGACGACCAGTCCCAACGAACCGGGCGTACTGAAGCCCGTGGGCGATAATGATTTCGTCCACATCATCATGCCCATGAACTTCAACAGATAG
- a CDS encoding TrmH family RNA methyltransferase, which translates to MRPLIGTDLKRFLRDYRRNHRPAHDLAALLQSVEYPANVGSIFRLADGAGVSELVLTGITPTPPNATIDKVGRYKSLRLPWRYEADPLIAIDGLRAKAYGIVAVELTDDAVAYQDFAYPAKTCLVVGHEDHGVTKATLAACDAAVFVPMYGKGLSLNVHVALAVVLYHIRHCG; encoded by the coding sequence ATGCGCCCCCTGATCGGCACCGACCTGAAGCGCTTCCTGCGCGACTATCGCCGCAATCACCGCCCCGCCCACGACCTCGCGGCGCTCTTACAGAGCGTGGAGTACCCGGCCAACGTCGGCTCTATCTTTCGTCTGGCCGACGGCGCAGGCGTGTCGGAGCTGGTGCTGACCGGCATCACGCCCACCCCGCCCAACGCCACCATCGACAAGGTCGGCCGCTACAAGAGCCTGCGCCTGCCCTGGCGCTATGAGGCCGATCCACTGATCGCCATCGACGGCCTGCGGGCCAAAGCCTACGGTATCGTCGCCGTCGAGCTGACCGACGACGCTGTCGCCTACCAAGACTTCGCCTACCCGGCCAAGACGTGCCTGGTAGTGGGGCATGAGGATCACGGCGTCACCAAGGCCACGCTGGCCGCCTGCGACGCGGCCGTTTTCGTGCCCATGTACGGCAAGGGGCTGTCGCTCAATGTCCACGTGGCCCTGGCCGTCGTCCTGTACCACATTCGCCATTGCGGATGA